The following coding sequences are from one Arachis hypogaea cultivar Tifrunner chromosome 7, arahy.Tifrunner.gnm2.J5K5, whole genome shotgun sequence window:
- the LOC112702282 gene encoding protein-tyrosine-phosphatase IBR5: MRKRERENPCGVCGHYHKYEEGEVCSVCGHRIPVGSEKSSVQVSAFPSVILPEFLYLGSYDNASRSELLKTQGISRILNTVPSCQNLYKNSFTYHCLPDDKTLPFEEAIQFLEQCEKDKARVLVHCMSGKSRSPAIVIAYLMKSKGWRLAQSYQWVKERRPSVELTEVVFQQLQEFENKMFGSIDGGGSVLAGFSPAAGPINFGFPKISESAPSHPAFTAAGTTSIFARPPLDIAPAEFTFGAGQTQKVVTGIPFNANPPNPNGTDIQMDGS, from the exons atgaggaagagggagagggAAAACCCCTGTGGAGTGTGTGGGCACTATCACAAGTACGAAGAAGGTGAAGTGTGTTCGGTTTGCGGCCACCGGATTCCCGTTGGATCGGAGAAATCATCAGTGCAAGTTAGCGCCTTCCCGTCGGTGATCTTGCCGGAGTTTCTGTACCTCGGTAGCTACGACAACGCATCGCGCTCTGAGCTTCTCAAGACTCAAGGAATCTCTCGTATCCTCAAT ACTGTTCCTTCCTGTCAAAATCTCTACAAGAACTCATTTACCTATCACTGCCTACCAGATGATAAAACTTTGCCATTTGAAGAAGCAATTCAGTTTTTAG AGCAATGTGAGAAAGATAAGGCTCGTGTTCTGGTTCATTGCATGTCTGGAAAGAGTAG GTCTCCAGCCATCGTGATTGCATACTTGATGAAGTCAAAAGGATGGAGACTGGCACAAAGTTATCAATGGGTCAAGGAACGGCGACCATCTGTGGAATTAACAGAAG TTGTCTTCCAGCAACTGCAGGAGTTTGAGAACAAGATGTTCGGATCAATCGACGGTGGCGGCTCTGTTCTGGCTGGTTTCTCTCCTGCTGCAGGTCCGATCAACTTTGGCTTCCCAAAGATCAGTGAGTCGGCTCCATCACATCCCGCCTTCACTGCTGCTGGAACTACTTCAATATTCGCCCGACCACCCTTAGATATAGCTCCGGCCGAGTTCACATTTGGAGCTGGCCAAACACAGAAGGTTGTGACTGGAATCCCATTCAATGCAAATCCACCAAATCCAAATGGCACAGATATCCAAATGGATGGTTCTTGA
- the LOC112702283 gene encoding tRNase Z TRZ2, chloroplastic, producing the protein MQISLSNSPFKTPQLFPFHHPISKPLTNQVPIQIQRTHATVTSAIKGPTSGYLSEISKAIDHEEQYRLARSQVNRKGLELEGYSIEGISIGGQETCVIVPEFKCAFDIGRCPVRAIHQNFVFITHAHLDHIGGLPMYIASRGLYNLKPATVFVPPCIKEDVEKLLDIHRTLGQVELNVELVALDVGETFEIRNNLVVRPFKTHHVIPSQGYVVYSIRKKLKKQYIHLKGKQIEKLKKSGVEIIDTILAPEVAFTGDTTPDFMLDPHNADALRAKVLITEATFLDESYTVDHARQHGHTHLFDIMENSQWIRNKAVVLTHFSSRYSIEDIRQAASKLQSKVSAKVVPLTEGFKSAYQ; encoded by the exons ATGCAAATCTCTTTAAGCAATTCACCTTTTAAAACCCCTCAACTCTTCCCATTCCACCACCCCATTTCAAAACCCCTCACAAACCAGGTTCCCATTCAAATTCAACGCACACATGCCACCGTTACCAGCGCCATAAAGGGTCCCACTTCCGGTTACTTATCCGAAATCAGCAAGGCCATTGATCACGAAGAGCAATACCGGTTAGCCCGGTCGCAGGTGAACCGGAAAGGTTTGGAATTGGAGGGTTATTCAATCGAGGGTATCTCAATTGGGGGCCAAGAGACATGCGTTATTGTTCCTGAATTCAAATGTGCATTTGATATTGGGAGGTGCCCAGTTAGGGCTATTCATCAGAACTTTGTTTTCATCACTCATGCTCACCTCGATCACATT GGAGGGTTGCCAATGTATATAGCCAGCCGTGGATTATATAATTTGAAGCCTGCTACTGTCTTTGTGCCTCCTTGCATCaaagaggatgttgaaaagctgcTTGATATTCACAGGACCTTGGGCCAAGTTGAATTGAATGTTGAATTGGTTGCTTTGGATGTGG GGGAGACGTTTGAGATCCGCAATAACCTTGTTGTCCGGCCATTCAAGACACATCATGTTATACCCAGCCAG GGTTATGTAGTCTACTCTATTAGGAAAAAGCTGAAGAAACAGTACATTCACCTGAAAGGGAAACAAATTGAGAAATTAAAGAAGTCTGGTGTTGAG ATTATAGACACCATATTAGCTCCTGAAGTAGCCTTTACCGGTGATACAACACCCGATTTTATGCTTGACCCGCATAATGCTGATGCATTGAGAGCAAAAGTTCTTATAACTGAG GCAACTTTCCTCGATGAGTCCTACACCGTAGATCATGCTCGACAACATGGCCATACACATTTATTCGAT ATCATGGAAAATTCTCAGTGGATTCGAAACAAAGCTGTTGTATTGACTCATTTTTCATCAAGATATAGTATAGAG GATATTCGTCAGGCTGCATCAAAATTGCAGTCCAAGGTATCAGCAAAAGTGGTTCCTCTGACTGAAGGTTTCAAATCAGCATATCAATGA